The Pandoraea apista genomic interval AGTGAGGCGCCCGCAAGGAAAGCCGCCAAGGCGTGTTTCGTTTTTTTCATAGCTTCCTTACCCAAAATTACCATCCAAATCCTCCCTGGCGGTCGCCCGAGATCGTCTCCATCTCTCAGGCCTGTTGGGCAAGACAACGGCGCAGCTCGCGCGCAAACGTTTCGCGGCGATGCGGCGCAAGATAGGCACCGACAGTGACCGAGCGGCTCCCCGAGCGCAACACAATGCGCGTACGTGGCGGCGTCTCGATGTCGATGCGCACCCAGCGGGGATTGAACTCGTACTGCGTCAACCTCTGTGCTGAACGTTGCTCGACCACAAGGCTCACGGGCGACAACCGAATGACCTCGTAATC includes:
- a CDS encoding DUF2244 domain-containing protein, with the translated sequence MLAASSSDVESMTKEWTHKRNCAISPRQFVLFYLSLAAVSLGVALIAAWRGGWLVLPFTGLDLLVVGVAFVIHARHATDYEVIRLSPVSLVVEQRSAQRLTQYEFNPRWVRIDIETPPRTRIVLRSGSRSVTVGAYLAPHRRETFARELRRCLAQQA